A single Danio rerio strain Tuebingen ecotype United States chromosome 17, GRCz12tu, whole genome shotgun sequence DNA region contains:
- the klf11b gene encoding Krueppel-like factor 11b (The RefSeq protein has 3 substitutions compared to this genomic sequence), which produces MSTRQFTNMEEICKGARMEVCEDFLDVKKNSEYSSCSALEYNDLEAAEALVYMSFWSQMSPKPNVFKPRPLTPASDSCDSLLHPEPPETPKDFVSLSSLCMTPPHSPSFTETSNITSVPASPSPLTRPCPSLPSPQRSACPTMASITQVPSSGHPTERTTPPPCRAMATSVIRHTADSFLYQNIPQAVQPQKTEKAPSSPSLCHQPLIDTTTACQSSRSPSKEEKLFITSSTPHSPPPTSSPPIICQMFPMAQPGVISATFIQKPSPGVKSILPQPLLMSSPVPQGTVMFVMPQSPVSSTQQCQQTVMTLGNTKLLPLAPAPVYVPSGQSSATQVDFSRRRNYVCNFPGCRKTYFKSSHLKAHLRTHTGEKPFSCNWEGCDKKFARSDELSRHRRTHTGEKKFVCPVCERRFMRSDHLTKHARRHMTTKKIPSWQTEVRNLNKITAAKTLPTGTALPVSMLLPASN; this is translated from the exons ATGTCAACACGCCAGTTTACGAACATGGAAGAAATATGCGAG GGAGCTCGGATGGAGGTCTGTGAAGATTTTTTAGACGTGAAGAAGAACAGTGAATACTCTTCATGCAGTGCTCTGGAATACAATGATCTTGAGGCTGCTGAAGCCCTGGTTTACATGAGCTTCTGGAGTCAgatgtctccaaaacccaacgTCTTCAAACCTCGTCCTCTCACGCCAGCATCAGACTCCTGTGATTCCCTCCTGCACCCTGAACCCCCAGAAACCCCAAAGGATTTCGTCTCGCTCTCTTCCCTG TGCATGACCCCACCTCACAGTCCCAGCTTTACTGAGACCTCCAACATCACATCAGTGCCAGCTTCTCCCTCCCCACTTACCCGGCCCTGCCCCAGCCTCCCCAGCCCCCAGAGATCTGCATGCCCCACCATGGCCTCCATCACTCAGGTGCCCTCCTCCGGACATCCCACAGAAAGGACCACACCCCCACCCTGCAGAGCCATGGCAACCAGCGTAATCCGCCATACGGCCGACAGCTTCCTTTACCAGAACATTCCACAAGCTGTCCAGCCACAAAAGACTGAGAAAGCTCCCTCATCACCTAGCTTGTGCCACCAGCCCCTCGTAGACACCACAACAGCATGTCAAAGCAGCAGATCTCCTTCAAAGGAGGAAAAGCTTTTCATTACATCCTCAACTCCTCAGTCGCCACCTCCAACCTCTAGCCCACCAATCATATGCCAGATGTTCCCCATGGCCCAACCTGGAGTCATTTCAGCCACGTTTATTCAGAAGCCCAGCCCTGGGGTGAAGTCTATCCTACCACAGCCGCTCCTGATGAGCTCTCCGGTGCCTCAGGGGACAGTGATGTTTGTGATGCCCCAGTCGCCAGTATCTTCAACTCAACAGTGCCAGCAGACTGTTATGACCCTAGGCAACACCAAGCTCCTGCCTCTGGCTCCCGCTCCTGTTTACGTGCCCTCAGGGCAGAGCAGCGCCACACAGGTCGACTTTTCCCGCAGGCGCAACTATGTCTGCAATTTCCCAGGCTGTCggaaaacttattttaaaagttCTCACCTGAAGGCACATCTCAGAACCCATACAG GAGAGAAACCTTTCAGCTGCAATTGGGAAGGCTGCGATAAGAAATTTGCACGCTCTGATGAGCTCTCTCGGCATCGGCGAACACACACAGGCGAGAAGAAGTTTGTCTGTCCGGTGTGTGAACGACGATTTATGCGCAGCGACCATCTCACCAAGCACGCACGTCGACACATGACCACCAAGAAGATCCCATCTTGGCAAACAGAGGTGCGGAACCTCAACAAGATCACCGCAGCCAAGACTTTGCCCACTGGCACAGCACTGCCAGTCAGCATGTTGCTGCCAGCCTCAAACTGA
- the klf11b gene encoding Krueppel-like factor 11b isoform X1, protein MEVCEDFLDVKKNSEYSSCSALEYNDLEAAEALVYMSFWSQMSPKPNVFKPRPLTPASDSCDSLLHPEPPETPKDFVSLSSLCMTPPHSPSFTETSNITSVPASPSPLTRPCPSLPSPQRSACPTMASITQVPSSGHPTERTTPPPCRAMATSVIRHTADSFLYQNIPQAVQPQKTEKAPSSPSLCHQPLVDTTTACQSSRSPSKEEKLFITSSTPQSPPPTSSPPIICQMFPMAQPGVISATFIQKPSPGVKSILPQPLLMSSPVPQGTVMFVMPQSPVSSTQQCQQTVMTLGNTKLLPLAPAPVYVPSGQSSATQVDFSRRRNYVCNFPGCRKTYFKSSHLKAHLRTHTGEKPFSCNWEGCDKKFARSDELSRHRRTHTGEKKFVCPVCERRFMRSDHLTKHARRHMTTKKIPSWQTEVRNLNKITAAKTLPTGTALPVSMLLPASN, encoded by the exons ATGGAGGTCTGTGAAGATTTTTTAGACGTGAAGAAGAACAGTGAATACTCTTCATGCAGTGCTCTGGAATACAATGATCTTGAGGCTGCTGAAGCCCTGGTTTACATGAGCTTCTGGAGTCAgatgtctccaaaacccaacgTCTTCAAACCTCGTCCTCTCACGCCAGCATCAGACTCCTGTGATTCCCTCCTGCACCCTGAACCCCCAGAAACCCCAAAGGATTTCGTCTCGCTCTCTTCCCTG TGCATGACCCCACCTCACAGTCCCAGCTTTACTGAGACCTCCAACATCACATCAGTGCCAGCTTCTCCCTCCCCACTTACCCGGCCCTGCCCCAGCCTCCCCAGCCCCCAGAGATCTGCATGCCCCACCATGGCCTCCATCACTCAGGTGCCCTCCTCCGGACATCCCACAGAAAGGACCACACCCCCACCCTGCAGAGCCATGGCAACCAGCGTAATCCGCCATACGGCCGACAGCTTCCTTTACCAGAACATTCCACAAGCTGTCCAGCCACAAAAGACTGAGAAAGCTCCCTCATCACCTAGCTTGTGCCACCAGCCCCTCGTAGACACCACAACAGCATGTCAAAGCAGCAGATCTCCTTCAAAGGAGGAAAAGCTTTTCATTACATCCTCAACTCCTCAGTCGCCACCTCCAACCTCTAGCCCACCAATCATATGCCAGATGTTCCCCATGGCCCAACCTGGAGTCATTTCAGCCACGTTTATTCAGAAGCCCAGCCCTGGGGTGAAGTCTATCCTACCACAGCCGCTCCTGATGAGCTCTCCGGTGCCTCAGGGGACAGTGATGTTTGTGATGCCCCAGTCGCCAGTATCTTCAACTCAACAGTGCCAGCAGACTGTTATGACCCTAGGCAACACCAAGCTCCTGCCTCTGGCTCCCGCTCCTGTTTACGTGCCCTCAGGGCAGAGCAGCGCCACACAGGTCGACTTTTCCCGCAGGCGCAACTATGTCTGCAATTTCCCAGGCTGTCggaaaacttattttaaaagttCTCACCTGAAGGCACATCTCAGAACCCATACAG GAGAGAAACCTTTCAGCTGCAATTGGGAAGGCTGCGATAAGAAATTTGCACGCTCTGATGAGCTCTCTCGGCATCGGCGAACACACACAGGCGAGAAGAAGTTTGTCTGTCCGGTGTGTGAACGACGATTTATGCGCAGCGACCATCTCACCAAGCACGCACGTCGACACATGACCACCAAGAAGATCCCATCTTGGCAAACAGAGGTGCGGAACCTCAACAAGATCACCGCAGCCAAGACTTTGCCCACTGGCACAGCACTGCCAGTCAGCATGTTGCTGCCAGCCTCAAACTGA